One window of Doryrhamphus excisus isolate RoL2022-K1 chromosome 13, RoL_Dexc_1.0, whole genome shotgun sequence genomic DNA carries:
- the prox2 gene encoding prospero homeobox protein 2 isoform X1: MNLSASDQSVHHSTEGRLEDDKHSVMLPCLRRNIYDEPLAPYSSGSIISQLLRKTIHNSKRVLDESQYYLSNTNATDSGQEDRSSVSSKDSTVEASSPNGHISVRCSPEAEHPMTDHLQAKRARVENIIRVMAGSPNSRQHGDNERPDADGRDTRECREAYRENKRKQRLPQHQEHSIGGPATRKSRNDDDDTNTKDEECHKLKEQLHSMQKLLRQLQEKILQVYNQGDADHDQAGTIDCDTLTESADDAFDRKKSRVILEGEDRIKVVGHLAHQRENQNLREILKQELSRAVNECVDRVLTKVSTSGLDLSSQQRMCPSPDMQISSGTGRKNQSDSSTHEQLQAEEGSVKTHSLEYYENSDVHQDQTEALSLVVRKPVTSPLSSVTSTVKRPYPVHQTPFQFNYNTPLHDSQILEHLLKYGPHSNFAGLHCMPHSMDRTSPDPVDLPWETIALRSKVTPGHLSHHPRPSALGPVTVDNLCLPHVKLECGELQSVAERNPYMSLNIQEGLTPSHLKKAKLMFFYTRYPSSNVLKTFFPDVKFNRCITSQLIKWFSNFREFYYIQMEKFARQAIVDGVTEVNDITVSRDSELFRALNMHYNKANDFHVPDKFLEVAEITLHEFYKAISAAKDSDPSWKKAIYKVICKLDSDVPEEFKTSSYL; the protein is encoded by the exons ATGAACCTAAGCGCCTCTGATCAGAGTGTACACCACTCCACTGAAGGTCGCCTTGAGGATGACAAACACAGTGTCATGCTGCCTTGCTTACGCAGAAATATCTACGATGAGCCACTTGCCCCCTACTCCAGCGGATCCATCATTTCGCAACTTCTCCGGAAGACCATCCACAACAGCAAAAGAGTGCTTGATGAAAGCCAGTACTACCTCTCCAACACAAATGCTACTGACTCTGGACAGGAGGACCGCAGTAGTGTGTCCTCAAAGGACAGCACAGTAGAAGCATCCTCCCCGAATGGACACATCTCTGTGAGGTGCAGCCCAGAGGCAGAACACCCTATGACAGACCACCTGCAAGCAAAGAGAGCCAGGGTAGAGAACATTATCAGAGTGATGGCTGGTTCACCCAACAGCAGGCAACATGGAGACAATGAGAGGCCCGACGCTGATGGCCGAGACACCAGGGAGTGCAGAGAGGCATATCGGGAGAACAAACGCAAGCAACGACTCCCTCAGCATCAGGAACACAGCATTGGAGGACCGGCAACTAGAAAATCTAGAAATGACGATGATGATACTAACACCAAGGATGAGGAGTGCCACAAACTGAAAGAGCAACTCCACAGTATGCAGAAACTTCTGCGTCAGCTCCAGGAAAAAATCCTTCAAGTTTACAACCAGGGAGATGCTGATCATGATCAAGCTGGAACCATTGATTGCGACACTCTGACAGAAAGCGCTGATGATGCttttgacaggaagaaaagtcgAGTGATTTTAGAGGGTGAAGACAGAATTAAAGTAGTCGGTCACCTTGCACACCAAAGAGAGAATCAGAACCTTCGGGAAATCCTGAAGCAGGAGCTCTCCAGAGCTGTGAACGAGTGTGTGGATCGGGTGTTAACAAAGGTGTCCACATCAGGGCTGGACCTGTCCTCTCAACAGCGAATGTGCCCGTCGCCAGACATGCAGATCAGCTCAGGTACTGGCAGAAAGAACCAATCGGACAGCTCCACACATGAGCAGCTACAGGCCGAAGAGGGTTCCGTCAAGACCCACTCTTTGGAGTATTATGAAAACTCAGATGTGCACCAAGACCAGACAGAGGCTCTGTCACTGGTGGTCCGCAAACCTGTGACGTCGCCTCTGAGCTCGGTCACTTCAACAGTAAAACGGCCCTACCCTGTACACCAAACGCCATTCCAGTTCAACTACAACACCCCTCTTCATGATAGTCAGATTCTGGAGCACCTTCTCAAGTATGGCCCGCATTCTAACTTTGCAGGACTCCACTGCATGCCCCATTCAATGGACAGAACCTCTCCAGACCCAGTGGACTTACCTTGGGAAACCATCGCATTGAGATCCAAGGTAACACCCGGCCACCTCAGCCACCACCCTCGCCCGTCTGCCCTGGGGCCGGTCACCGTGGACAACCTGTGCCTTCCTCATGTTAAACTGGAGTGTGGCGAGCTGCAGAGTGTGGCCGAGCGAAACCCCTACATGTCTCTC AACATCCAGGAGGGTCTCACCCCGAGTCACCTGAAGAAGGCCAAATTGATGTTCTTCTACACCCGCTACCCCAGCTCCAATGTCTTGAAGACATTCTTCCCTGATGTCAag TTCAACCGCTGCATCACATCTCAGCTGATCAAGTGGTTCAGCAACTTCCGAGAGTTCTACTACATCCAAATGGAGAAGTTTGCTCGCCAAGCCATCGTAGACGGCGTCACCGAAGTCAACGACATCACAGTCAGCAGAGACTCCGAGCTGTTCCGTGCACTCAACATGCACTACAATAAGGCTAATGACTTCCAC GTTCCGGACAAATTCCTGGAGGTCGCTGAGATTACTTTGCATGAATTTTACAAAGCCATTTCTGCGGCCAAAGATTCCGACCCGTCATGGAAAAAGGCCATCTACAAGGTGATTTGTAAACTGGACAGTGACGTTCCGGAGGAATTCAAGACATCATCCTATTTGTAG
- the prox2 gene encoding prospero homeobox protein 2 isoform X2, producing MNLSASDQSVHHSTEGRLEDDKHSVMLPCLRRNIYDEPLAPYSSGSIISQLLRKTIHNSKRVLDESQYYLSNTNATDSGQEDRSSVSSKDSTVEASSPNGHISVRCSPEAEHPMTDHLQAKRARVENIIRVMAGSPNSRQHGDNERPDADGRDTRECREAYRENKRKQRLPQHQEHSIGGPATRKSRNDDDDTNTKDEECHKLKEQLHSMQKLLRQLQEKILQVYNQGDADHDQAGTIDCDTLTESADDAFDRKKSRVILEGEDRIKVVGHLAHQRENQNLREILKQELSRAVNECVDRVLTKVSTSGLDLSSQQRMCPSPDMQISSGTGRKNQSDSSTHEQLQAEEGSVKTHSLEYYENSDVHQDQTEALSLVVRKPVTSPLSSVTSTVKRPYPVHQTPFQFNYNTPLHDSQILEHLLKYGPHSNFAGLHCMPHSMDRTSPDPVDLPWETIALRSKVTPGHLSHHPRPSALGPVTVDNLCLPHVKLECGELQSVAERNPYMSLNIQEGLTPSHLKKAKLMFFYTRYPSSNVLKTFFPDVKCGPLHPNPS from the exons ATGAACCTAAGCGCCTCTGATCAGAGTGTACACCACTCCACTGAAGGTCGCCTTGAGGATGACAAACACAGTGTCATGCTGCCTTGCTTACGCAGAAATATCTACGATGAGCCACTTGCCCCCTACTCCAGCGGATCCATCATTTCGCAACTTCTCCGGAAGACCATCCACAACAGCAAAAGAGTGCTTGATGAAAGCCAGTACTACCTCTCCAACACAAATGCTACTGACTCTGGACAGGAGGACCGCAGTAGTGTGTCCTCAAAGGACAGCACAGTAGAAGCATCCTCCCCGAATGGACACATCTCTGTGAGGTGCAGCCCAGAGGCAGAACACCCTATGACAGACCACCTGCAAGCAAAGAGAGCCAGGGTAGAGAACATTATCAGAGTGATGGCTGGTTCACCCAACAGCAGGCAACATGGAGACAATGAGAGGCCCGACGCTGATGGCCGAGACACCAGGGAGTGCAGAGAGGCATATCGGGAGAACAAACGCAAGCAACGACTCCCTCAGCATCAGGAACACAGCATTGGAGGACCGGCAACTAGAAAATCTAGAAATGACGATGATGATACTAACACCAAGGATGAGGAGTGCCACAAACTGAAAGAGCAACTCCACAGTATGCAGAAACTTCTGCGTCAGCTCCAGGAAAAAATCCTTCAAGTTTACAACCAGGGAGATGCTGATCATGATCAAGCTGGAACCATTGATTGCGACACTCTGACAGAAAGCGCTGATGATGCttttgacaggaagaaaagtcgAGTGATTTTAGAGGGTGAAGACAGAATTAAAGTAGTCGGTCACCTTGCACACCAAAGAGAGAATCAGAACCTTCGGGAAATCCTGAAGCAGGAGCTCTCCAGAGCTGTGAACGAGTGTGTGGATCGGGTGTTAACAAAGGTGTCCACATCAGGGCTGGACCTGTCCTCTCAACAGCGAATGTGCCCGTCGCCAGACATGCAGATCAGCTCAGGTACTGGCAGAAAGAACCAATCGGACAGCTCCACACATGAGCAGCTACAGGCCGAAGAGGGTTCCGTCAAGACCCACTCTTTGGAGTATTATGAAAACTCAGATGTGCACCAAGACCAGACAGAGGCTCTGTCACTGGTGGTCCGCAAACCTGTGACGTCGCCTCTGAGCTCGGTCACTTCAACAGTAAAACGGCCCTACCCTGTACACCAAACGCCATTCCAGTTCAACTACAACACCCCTCTTCATGATAGTCAGATTCTGGAGCACCTTCTCAAGTATGGCCCGCATTCTAACTTTGCAGGACTCCACTGCATGCCCCATTCAATGGACAGAACCTCTCCAGACCCAGTGGACTTACCTTGGGAAACCATCGCATTGAGATCCAAGGTAACACCCGGCCACCTCAGCCACCACCCTCGCCCGTCTGCCCTGGGGCCGGTCACCGTGGACAACCTGTGCCTTCCTCATGTTAAACTGGAGTGTGGCGAGCTGCAGAGTGTGGCCGAGCGAAACCCCTACATGTCTCTC AACATCCAGGAGGGTCTCACCCCGAGTCACCTGAAGAAGGCCAAATTGATGTTCTTCTACACCCGCTACCCCAGCTCCAATGTCTTGAAGACATTCTTCCCTGATGTCAag TGTGGCCCCCTGCATCCCAATCCAAGCTGA